aaataatttcagcTTGTGTCTGCATTAAACCAACTaaaccaaataaaatgtgcGTCCTGATGAATTCAGATGTGATTTGGTGATTGTTCTGTTGTGAATTGTtccacacactgaaaacacgGCTGGACCCTTTGGTTCTTGAAGAACCACCTTCTCCTGGCGCTGGTTGAATCTTTTATCCTAATGACACATGAGGAGCTCGTCTTTTCCAAAGTTCCACCTAATGAACGCGGCTCTCACAGATCATGGCGGTAAAAGGCGCCTTTTCTCGGGCTGCAGATCTCTGCAGAACCCTGAAGTGAAACTCGAGCCTGATCTCTGCAGAGCTCGGATCCGGATCCAGATCCGAGGTCCGGACCCGCGGTTTGCGGAGCACCGGCGGAGCCCGGTTTGAATTGACGGACGTCCGCGCGAACCAATCAGCGCCCGCCGTGCGCCAAAGCCGTGTTTATTCCACTTAGCCGGCCAATCAGCGCCGTCCGTTTGAGCCGCGTGCGTCATCAGAGTAGAATGTGAGTGGGCTCCCCTCCCCCACCCTCACAGCAATGGCGGCTTTTTGTGTGCGCGCTGCCGCTTTGTCCTGTTCATCTTCTTCATGTTGTAAAAGACATGTGTAGAAAACTCGGTAAGACGACAAGACGTGTTCGCCCTTGTGTTTCCTAAGAATGAGCACAGTCTTCTGTTCCGCACTCGTCTCATCGCATGTCGGTCATGTCCCtgcttctcctccctcctccaacAATGGAGGAAATGAGGCCACAGCTCGTCCGCGCCGCTGCTCGCTCCCAGAGACACTCGACTGATGTGTGTCGGTTTCATTCGACGGAGACTTGTGTGTTTATTCGTGCTTCGACCTTGAAGCACGAATTTATGGGtgttatgtaaaaaataaacacacagaggaacaaGTGCGCACATAGACAGGACGTTCAAAGATGGCGCCGGGAGGGAGGGGCGGGGCGAGCAGCGGACGGTGAAGGGCCGCCGGAGACATGGCGGCCGTGCTCCACATGTACGTCCTCCGCGCCATCGACTGATCGATAGTGTTCACAAAGCGGCCGACGAGGTGACAGTAACGTTATTAAACGCTCTAATCCTCCACCAGCGGCCGACGAGGTGACAGTAACGTTATTAAACGCTCTAATCCTCCACCAGCGGCCGACGAGGTGACAGTAACGTTATTAAACGCTCTAATCCTCCACCAGCGGCCGACATGTCGACATTTCCCCCTAAACACTCCGCGGCGGTGGGCGGGAGAAACGCTCCTCAGCCGCTCGACTGGACCAGAGGGACGTCAATCAATCAGTGTGACACTACGTCAACCGAAGCGCTGCCTGTTCGATATGTGTGCTGCGTAAGTCGGTGTAAACCGAACAGTGTCGGTGTCCCGGTGCCGTTAGAGCCCGGTGCCGTTAGAGCCCGGTGCCGTTAGAGCCCGGTGCCGTTTTACCGGAGACATTATTGTTTCAGCGGGGAAACAACGGCAGCACCGGAGGGGGCGTGGCCTCGGGCAGAAATTCTACCCATTGTTCCACTCCAACGCGCGGAGGGAACGCCCCCGCGGAGGCAGCAGCCTATCAGCGCCCGCCAAGCTCGCGCAGCCCCGCCCCCCCGCCTATATTAAAGGCTCGGCCGTCAGCGGCTCCGGCCACTGGCACAACATCAGAGCTCGAAGCGCAGCAGCAGGAGTTACTTTATTCTACTTCAgtcctttattttattcctcTCAACAATGGCAGACACACAAGTGGACTCCGGCTCGGAACTCTCTGCCAAGGTAAGCCTctctcacctccacctccaggCTGCTCTTTAAGCTCCATCAGTAGAATAAAGCTGTAACCTAGATTTAAAAACTCCGTCGTCGCTTCGCGCTCGTTCGGTCCGGGCGAACTGAGAGGGACGAACCGGAGAAGAACCGGAGCAGAACCGGAGCAGAGATACGAGGAGGAGAGTGTTAGTCCTGAAAGTGATGGGGGACCGGAGAGGACCGGAGAGGagcggagaggagaggagaggagcggagaggagcggagaggagaggagcggaCTCTCTGCTCCGCATCATGGAAACAGGCTGCGTCTCATTGTCCGGACACCAACAGTCTGCGCGGGTTCTTTGTTTCTACCAGCGGCTCGGTTCTCCCCGCACGAACACGCACGGCGGGTCCGGACCGACTCTCTCCAGCACCACCCGCTCCAACACACAGGTTTTCATCGGGCTCGGTCTCCGCGGCTCCGACGCGCCGTTTGTTCCCCCTCCACCAGGCTGCTGAGAGCGAACGAATTCGAGGGCAAATCCCGCCTCCAGTGTCGGAACCGCCTCGGTCCCGGTTGGTTTTATTAACAGAGCGGTACCGAGGTGCTGGAGCGGAGCAGCGGAGTCTCCTCCAGCTCCGGGGCTGTGGAGTGGAGCTCCTCCGTTTGAATGGAGCACGGAGGCAGCGGCGCTGCGTAATTCTCTCCGGTGTCAACTTGAGCTTTTCAGGAGCttctttatgtgtttgtgtttatgtgtttgtgtttttaaaaggctCCGTGGTCCGCGTGCCTGCTCCGTCCGACCCGGTTTGTTTACCGACGCCCGGAGCTCGGGTGCTGCCGGAGCTCAGCCTCCGTTCACCGGACTCAACACGACGAGTCGCGGCTTCCGCTTTTTCTTCAGGGTTGTTGGATGTTTGCAGAGCGCGCTCCGAGTCTCAGGGGaaagtttgtctttttacaaAGCAGccacttctgtgtgtgtgtgtgtgtgtgtgtgtgtgtgtgtgtgtgtgtgtgtgtgtgtgtgtgtgtccgtggaGGTGTGATGTGACGCTGCTGGTTTTTCCCTCTTTgtgctctctctccttccacctgacgtctttctgcttttttgaTGTTAACTTGGACTTTGGATCAGATTGGGTAAAACTTTAATGGCCCCGCGGGGGGAGTCGGGTCTCCGCGGGGGGAGTCGGGTCTCCGCAGCGGTCGGAGAACAGGAGCCAGTGTTCAGATAATAGAAGCAGCACCGAGCTGAATAATTCTGAGTGATTAGAACAAATGAACATATGGAGAAGGTGGAGGGGGGAAAGTTGTTGCCTGGTGTTAATACTGATCATCCAGAGTTCCCGTTCACACTCTATTTATAGTTGTGGAGCATTTTTACGCACAAGCGCCTTTTTACGCACAGTCGCTGCGCGAGCGGAGCCTCGGAGCTCAGCCTCATTTGTCTCGTGCTCCCAACCAGCTTAATGGATTTGAACCAATCAGATTATGTTCAGCTGGATGTGTGCGTCCGGAGGGGCCGAGGAGGCTGAGGACGTGAACGGTGTCGACAAAACGAGGAAACCGAGCTCTATTAATAGGCTGCTCGGGCGGTTTTCCGGTCCCGGTGTGGACACTTGAAAcctgaacgtgtgtgtgtgtgtgtgtgtgtgtgtgtggcggcTCCGGTCCCGCCACGCTGCGTTATTTTCGCTCTTCGTGCCGCGCTCCTCGTCTGCCATGTGTCGTCTTCTATTGTCCTGTCCTCCGTTACAACGAGCGGCAGCAGCGTGCGTCGCGCTcgcctccgcctcctcctccatcaacccctcccccctccttcctccctctctctttcgCTCTGCTCCTGCGCCCTcctgtgttattttaaatggaGCGGTGCATCCTGGGTATTGCAGTGCCTCTCCCGGGCGTGTCTCGTGACATATGGTGGAGACGGCAGCCTGCAGAAGACTACAATACCCAGAGTGCCCCGGGGGCCACATCAAAGTATCAGATTACAACACATTAGAGGGGATGGAGtgggaggaggcggaggagggcGGGAGGAGGATCTGCAGAGACCAATATGGTGTTTTAATAAGAAGGCTTCACTCTGACGGGGACTGAGCAGCTCCCAGCAAACAGTCAGTAACTAGGCCAGTCAGTAGGACAGGTAGCAGCAGCCCGGAGGAGCTGGAACATCGGGGGTTTTCTCTTATACTCATTctaatgtttctatttttgcttCTACCAGGAcctgaaagagaagaagttggtggaggagaaggagaacgGCAAAGATGCTGCCACCAACGGAAAGGTAACCTCCATTACCACAGTGTCTGGTGTTCCTCCTGGAGCCAACTCGGTGCCTCAGGACTTTTAACTCGCACAGCTTCTATACTGAACTTTGTGTCGTCTGCAGGAGAACGAGGAGAACGGTGAGGCCGAGgtagatgatgaagaagaagatgaggtggatgaggaggaggaggaggaagatgatgcaGAAGGTAGCTAGAGGAGTCtattttggttttgtgtcaCGTTTGTCATTCAACAAAACGTTATCGCTCATCATTCTGCTTGTGCTGcaggtgatgaggaggaggatgaggaagacgACGATGAGCTTGAGGGTGGCACAAAACGGGAAGCTGAGGATGACGAGGTGAGACGACTGTAACCCACAGAGACCGAGCAGCACTCTGCCCTCAAGCTAAACCGCTTAGCTAACTGACccttctgcttctcctctttCAGGACGAGGGCAATCACAAGAGGCAGAAACAGAACGACGACGACGATTGATGCGTTTCCCCCGCACCGTCCTGCTGAACCACTTCCTGATTCTTCACCTCTGACTGTTTTTCTATGTCACAGGTGGGGGGGCTGGAGGACtgattaaaggaaaaaataataataaaaaaatccaacatGGTCATTAGCAAGTAGAGTTCAACAAACATCCACCACGGCCACACGCTCGACTTGATCTCCCCTCAAATCTGCTAAACAAATTTTCTAGAGGAACCCAGCACCACATCGACGCAGAAATCCGGCTTCTCTTCAACACGAAAAGGagaatttgtttgtatttttatttacattttatatttttgtacataTTGTTAGGAGGGGGTCCGTTTCCCTCTCGGCAGCGATCTCGTCAGACCAAATCGGTGCTTCTTTAACGACAGATTTTACTTGGTTGACCATGTTACGATATCTCGACAGATActagaaaaaaatgtaaaaaaaagttttaaaacatgaaagacGACCTTAAGCCGTTGAACTCAGAGCATTCCAGTAAATTTAATGTATGTACTTTAGCTGTACCATAACTAGTTTGTTTGTATGGGAGGGTAAGGCCAAAGAAAAgagcctcttttctttttcctttattttgtttttgtcggcgactttttgttttatgacGGCCTGTTTTGATGTATGTGCGAAGTTTGTTGTTTGACAATAAACcggacttttattttgtgagttgtactttgtttctctgctcgtttcttttttccttctcagcGGCCGAATGACGACGTTCAGGTAAAGGTGAGTTCACAGTGCGTCTTTAACAGGGTCAGAGGGTCACTGTGCACGAGTACGTGTACTAAGAGGTGCTAGAAGTACTCGGTCTACTCTGAGTACACGTACTTAGAGGTGTTAGAAGTACTCAGTCTACTCTGGTAAAAGTGAGCGGTGCCTAAAAATACTCCTCTAGTATGTGTTTGAGTATGAGCTCTATAATTGAGTTTAAGTACATATGTAGTAGTACTCCACCAAGTTcctgacagaaacagagaattTGAACCAGTGTTGAATtaatgaaaagattaaaagaggaaaaacttcaAAAAGCTGATTTCTGCTAAGTTACAGTGAAAAATTAATGAGTCAAATGTTGGAGCagagaaatgaatgaatcagtTCTGTAAACTGTGGGTCAAAGGTGAAAAGTACAACTAAGTACCATTTGTAGTAttgaataaaatatgcaaataatcAAAGTACAGAGGTTTGAAATTGTTCTTCAAAGTGCAGCATTGAGTAGATATTTACTTCCAGTGCACTGATTAAAGTTCAAATATAAATTACCGCTGCTCAGACGGTACTTTTAtgttttagattagatttttatttattttattatcacacttttacctttaaaaaaaaaattaattgcaGGCGACTCAATGCAACACAACATTAATTATAACCATCCAGCAGCACGATCAGACAACGTGCAAAGAATTTGTccaaaacatgaagaaatgagagctgataagaaaataatgatCTTTTTTAACCAGCGGTACTAGTACTAGTCTTAGTAAGTAGTGTAACTAtctactcaagtactgtacttaagtacagttcctgtctttacttttactttactgagTTCCTTCTATTTATTAGTGTCGGCTCTGATCCAGTGTCACTAGTTGTGGTACAGTGTAAGTAGAAGTACTAGTACCTGATATACTTTAATGTTTGGTACTTTAAGCTCTTTTAACTGATGTTTGCAGTACTGGAGTATATTTGTCaaggtacttttacttgagtaaaggTTGAGAGTTGTGTAATCAACAGTTAAACAGTAATAAACCTGCTTATTGACACAGTTTATCAGAGTTTACTCATTGAAAACTACAGTACAGCCAGTACAGCAGTATTTCTACTTCATACTACTCACTCAGATCTTGTACTTTCTCGCTGCAGGTTTCACAGGTGGGTCGACGGCCGTGGGTCCAGGACGAACATGCTGCAGCCTGAACGAGCTCAGGATCTGGTCTCTGTTCAGTCCTGTCAGCTGCTGCCTGCAGGGCCTGgacctctcacacacacacacacacacacacacacacacacacacacacacacacacacacacacacacacaggaatgttgaaaacacacagcagcagacgGGATGAGAGGAACCTGGACCACAGGTGATGAACTCTCCtgtcagaaacaaacacatcacgTATAACaaccatttattattattatgatttgtttatattattatttgtttgttattattattgttgttatttttattattattatggtatATGACTCATTTATTTAccttattttgtattaattttatgTGGTTGCCATAGCGACCCCATCTGCAGCATTGCTCCTGTGTCTCTGTATAAACAGTAAGTTTATGCATGCTGCTAGTAACACTACAGGAACCAGTAAACCAGCAGCAGCGGCTCTGGTCCCAGTAACGGTCCAGTGTTCCGGTGTCGTACCGTGTGTGAGTCTcaggctgctgcagctttaagaCCTGATCAGATCTGAAACCTCAAATCCGTCTTATCTCAGCAGGAGgtctggagcagcagcagctccctgcAGCTCTCACATGGTTCATCCCAAACCAGGAGTGGAGCCCAGGGACCGGTCCGATACTGCAGGGAGAGGGGGAGATGGGGGGAGGTTTGGTTGAGACAGGAAGTGTTAGTGAGGCTGCAGACGTCTTATGGTCCAGTGTTTGTCCGTCTGTGTCAGATGGTGAATAAACCTGATGTGTCAACTTCCTGAGTTTCACTAACGTAGTAATAAAACATCTTCGGAGCCTGTAACACGCTGGATACAGAGAAACAAGATGAACAGAACAGACACAGTAACTGTGTTTAACTTTACTTAAAGATCCAATATTCAACTTAGATATTAAACATCTCTGCACTGACTCACAGGAGGCGTCAACACCAGCTCTCGATCCACCATCACCATGTTGAATctaaaaattcaaaatgagtCTCATGCTGCAGCTTTAAGTACGATTCTGAATCCAGGACTCACGTTACTTCTAAAAACTTCTTCCAATATCGATTTTAAAACAGATCCTGGACGTCTGAGTttacagagagaaggagacaaaacTACGACTCTGAACATCAGTGAGTTCCTGTACAAGAAGTTTAGAAGGAACTGGAACAAGGATCAGTCAGATACCTGCAGGTCAAAGTACCACGTGTCTCACAGAACAGTTACACAGTAGAAGTAGAGTAACACAGTACATTAGAAATACTTAAAGTACTAGAGTAACTGTACTTAGTTATTTTCCTCAATTACTGCTGCAGAGATCAGATCACGATtaaaaaacatgtcaacaaaTCATCAGCTGCTGATTGGCTCTGATCACACAATCTGTCCAATCAGAGCCTGTTCACAAAGTTTGAACCAGTACTCAGTGGATACTTAGGTCTACTACTAGTAACTTACCATTAATGAGTAGTGCAAGTACTCACAGTTTAACCCCCAGTATACAAATACTCTGTTACCATAATTATAAACAAAGTTTTTTCATTAAAACGTCTCAATTTTAGAATGAAATGAATTCTTATTGGATAAAAGTTCCAGGTGTATTAATGAGTAACTGTCTCAGTGTTTGGAccaaagtacatttactgaaacaagtacttttacttttacttgttaTTGACTGTGTACTTCTGCCGCCTCTGAGCAgcagtaaatattaatattaacagtacaagcagcagcagcaggactctTATTGTTACAGTTAACAGGTTGTAAAGGCTCCgccccccacacacacctgaacagGACAAACAGgtagaagaaatgaaaacagactgttacaaacagactgttacaaacaactgttacaaacaactgttacaaacagactgttacaaacaactgttacaaacaactgttacaaacagactgttacaaacaactgttacaaacgactgttacaaacagactgttacaaacaactgttacaaacaaactgttacaaacaactgttacaaacaactgttacaaacaactgttacaaacagactgttacaaacagactgttacaaacagactgttacaaacaactgttacaaacagactgttacaaacgactgttacaaacagactgttacaaacaactgttacaaacaaactgttacaaacaactgttacaaacaactgttacaaacagactgttacaaacagactgttacaaacagactgttacaaacaactgttacaaacagactgttacaaacaactgttacaaacagactgttacaaacagactgttacaaacagactgttacaaacaactgttacaaacagactgttacaaacaactgttacaaacagactgttacaaacagactgttacaaacagactgttacaaacaaaacaactgttacaaacaactgttacaaacaactgttacaaacagactgttacaaacagactgttacaaacaactgttacaaacagactgttacaaacaactgttacaaacagactgttacaaacagactgttacaaacaactgttacaaacagactgttacaaacaactgttacaaacagactgttacaaacaactgttacaaacagactgttacaaacaactgttacaaacagactgttacaaacagactgttacaaacaactgttacaaacaactgttacaaacagactgttacaaacaactgttacaaacagactgttacaaacaactgttacaaacagactgttacaaacaactgttacaaacagactgttacaaacaactgttacaaacaactgttacaaacaactgttacaaacaactgttacaaacagactgttactgaagctgctgtgaataaaacaatcaacaaaactttatttttagttcatataaaaacaaatcttgtcaccgtttcggcctggcatcaggccaagctgaggatttccctcacttctccacctcactctccctctggactccgcccaccagcccattctctccctctgctcacagcaatcagctaaacattggactcacctgtgcccactttcccctacaaaactctcctcagcccttttcccctctgtcagttcgtcgtcaCTCCCAACCTGTCTCCAGCGTCGTGCCTGTTGctaaacctgcctgttcctgcctgtcctcctcagccctgtctgcttcccccctggatcccctggactctggattttgtgcTTCCCCCTCATGGACTCTCTAGACTTGTTTTCCCCTCCTGaatctttggactttgttacctgttcccgtgagtgttttcctgcctctgagcagtggtttttggttttgtactttggttcctattttgttactttgttctccgccatctgggtagttttctgttgttactttgtcctcgtgttttgcctgcttttgtagtgtctgttgacacccaccttagtttcccttgttttggtactttttgctaataaatcctgttaagttcattcctgcctcgtcccccttCCTTTAACCGTGACAAATGTTTTACTAATTTCAAGTTTATTTAACTtcaaatgttgaattttaatgATCACTTAACTCGTTTAAAGGaacttttaaacaaataaaactaacttacacaacaacaacaacaacaacaacaacaacaacaacaacaacaacaacgtgtCGTCTATGATCCACTGAACTCAGACCAGTAACTCTCTTCTTGTTCAGTTTAAGTAgatctcttttcttttgttcacaTTCACTTGTTGTTTGGATTTTGActtgaagagaaaacaaagtaaatggTTGAAGATAAATCAGAGCCCAGTTCTATAAAGAGAGGACGATCAGTGTGTTACAGGACAGATGTGTAGCACTAACAGTGATGTAGGTAGTATTAGATCTATTTATCTGAACACATCTTTGCACATGAATCATTCGTCTTGATCTTTTCCTGCAGACTCTGCAGCTTCCAGCTTCCTGACTGTGAACTGAGCAGCTCAAACTCTCCCTCGGTGCTTCACTGCCCCCGTGTGTCCAAACTCTGACTGACACGCAGCTTCTTCTGGTTTCATTCATGTGTTTGTCCACAGACAAGTATCAGATCCTTTAGTTCCCTGTGTTTAAATCCTGGACACATTCAGGAGACGTGAACCCTGAGTGTCACAGAGGTCATGACCTTTCTTGACCCGTCTTCATCTCTCTAGCTCTGATTATCGTCTTCCAgtcatttcatgtttatttgattttaataattgaaCACTGATGACTCCTCGACCATCAACTCGTTCATATCTCACGTTCAGATTTTTTTaccagttttgtttctttaatttattataagacattttaaaatgttttttcttcgTGTTACAGAGGTCGATGTGAGAACAGGTAGAACTACAGGGATTAAAGAAGTTGGTGATCAAAGTCTGATTCAGTCCTTTTGGTCATTGGGCCCCTGAAGTGGcccctgtttgttttgtgggtTTCTGACTTTGACTATATTCAGTTAAACCACAGTTTGTGGGAGTTGATCCGACTGAGTTTGATCTGTTGTTCATCTGTACTCGTGGTGAACGTTGGTAAAGGTTTAGTCCAGGACCAGCACagaggagaggtgagaggtcagagAGCTTCCTGTGTGTaaggaccccccccccccaacacatgcacactgcagttagaacagatgtgtgtgtggttcctctggtctgtgtgctgtgtttgttggGACTGTTGCTTCTGGTTTTCTCTCGTGGATTAAGTAGAAGTTCGAACGtgcagcagagctggagaagtttGTCAGGGAGATCAGAACTGATGAGAACCAGGAAGTTAGTTTAACAGATTCTTTGTTTGACCTGGTCGATAGTCTAGTCCAGCTGAGCAGCCACATAGAATTTGTGGGATCTGGTTtctcagtttgttgttgtcagttGTGTTCAGCACTGTCAGGTCACTGATTTTATATAATGTTAGTTATATAGTGATATATATGTGATATAATGTGCAGCTGTAGCTCGTTCGTTAACATTTGTCCCTGTGGAGCTTCTTCTACCAACAAACGTCAAACAAACCACAGTGATGGAGCCGCctgctgcagcaggtgaaggtggagctgaCGTTTCTCCATAAAACTACATcagcatttattaaataatttaatgttgcTGTGCAGGTTCAGATGTTTCTGATCAGTGAAGGAggtggttagcttagcttagcacaaagactggaagcagagggAAACTATTAGCAAGAATCTCAGGTCCAACATCTACTGGGCCTGTTTAAAATATActaattatttaatgtaataatattaatgttttaaatgtagaagTTTTATTTACTAAGGTAAAGAATAAAGTTCAAGAGTTTTACAATTTCCTGATGAAATAACCAACAATGACTTAACAGCAGAAATGTTAAGAGGTATTAAATAAGAGAACATGTACTTCC
The window above is part of the Anabas testudineus chromosome 17, fAnaTes1.2, whole genome shotgun sequence genome. Proteins encoded here:
- the ptmab gene encoding prothymosin alpha-B, giving the protein MADTQVDSGSELSAKDLKEKKLVEEKENGKDAATNGKENEENGEAEVDDEEEDEVDEEEEEEDDAEGDEEEDEEDDDELEGGTKREAEDDEDEGNHKRQKQNDDDD